A region of Neovison vison isolate M4711 chromosome 7, ASM_NN_V1, whole genome shotgun sequence DNA encodes the following proteins:
- the LOC122914422 gene encoding olfactory receptor 1052-like, whose translation MTDANFTLVTEFILLGLTDRAELKVVLFVLFLLIYIISLVGNLGMLFLIQITPKLQTPMYHFLSCLSFVDACYSSVFAPKMLLNFFVERETISFSACIVQYFLFVSLLTTEGFLLAAMAYDRYMAIVNPLLYTVAMTKFVCIALVIGSCVGGLINSLTHTVGLVKLSFCGPNIISHFFCDLPPLLKLSCSDTSMNELLLLIFSGVIAMITFLIVMISYVFIVAAILRIRSAAGRQKAFSTCASHFTAVTLFYGSISFSYIQPSSQYSLEQEKVVSVFYTLVIPMLNPVIYSLRNKEVKEAVERAIEMKYFPC comes from the coding sequence ATGACTGATGCAAATTTTACATTGGTTACGGAATTTATCCTTTTGGGACTGACAGATCGTGCTGAACTGAAAGTggtcctctttgttttgttcctgctGATCTATATCATTTCTTTGGTGGGGAATCTAGGAATGCTCTTTCTAATCCAAATAACCCCCAAACTCCAGACACCCATGTATCATTTCCTTAGCTGTCTGTCATTTGTTGACGCCTGCTATTCGTCAGTCTTTGCACCCAAAATGCTGCTGAACTTCTTTGTTGAACGGGAGACGATCTCTTTCTCAGCATGCATTGtgcagtattttttatttgtgtcaCTCCTTACCACTGAGGGCTTCCTGCTGGCGGCCATGGCTTACGACCGCTACATGGCCATCGTGAACCCGTTACTTTACACAGTGGCTATGACTAAATTCGTCTGCATTGCCCTGGTCATTGGGTCATGTGTAGGAGGCTTAATCAACTCACTGACACACACAGTTGGCTTGGTGAAATTGTCCTTCTGTGGGCCAAATATCATCAGTCACTTCTTCTGTGACCTTCCCCCACTATTAAAGTTGTCATGTTCTGACACATCCATGAATGAATTGTTGCTTTTAATCTTCTCTGGAGTTATTGCTATGATCACTTTCTTGATTGTGATGATCTCCTATGTTTTCATTGTTGCTGCTATCCTGAGGATCCGCTCAgcagcaggcagacagaaagCCTTCTCCACCTGTGCGTCACATTTCACGGCGGTGACTTTATTCTATGGCTCCATAAGCTTTAGTTACATCCAGCCGAGTTCCCAGTATTCCCTAGAACAAGAAAAGGTGGTATCTGTGTTTTATACCCTGGTGATTCCTATGTTAAACCCGGTGATTTACAGCTTGAGGAACAAGGAAGTGAAAGAGGCTGTGGAAAGAGCtatagaaatgaaatattttccttgttAA
- the LOC122914423 gene encoding olfactory receptor 1052-like: protein MANRNVSVVTEFILLGLTDNPDLNIVLFLLFFSIYLATVVGNVCIVAVIWASAQLHLPKYFFLCHLAFLDFCYASVFIPRMLVSYTTGWKVISYHGCLLQYSFFSMFLTTECFLLAAMAYDRYVAICRPLHYKGLMTRTFCVHLVTASYLVGSVSSLTHLSGLLSLSFCGPNVINHYFCDIPLLFQLSCSDTQYSKILFTILSGTTSVTTFLIVVSSYLGILLTVLKLHSTRSRYKAFSTCASHLMVVTLFYGTVIFTYLGSSSNYPQDRAKILSVFYTLLLPILNFLIYSVRNTEAKEAMKRIILRRILAQ from the coding sequence atggccaacagaaatGTCAGTGTGGTAACGGAATTCATTCTCCTGGGGCTGACTGATAACCCTGATTTGAATATTGTCCTTTTCCTGCTATTTTTCTCAATCTACCTCGCCACTGTGGTGGGCAATGTTTGCATTGTCGCAGTCATCTGGGCTAGTGCCCAGCTCCATTTGCCCAAGTACTTTTTCCTTTGTCACTTGGCTTTCTTGGATTTCTGCTATGCCTCAGTCTTTATTCCTAGAATGTTGGTGAGCTACACAACAGGATGGAAAGTCATCTCCTATCACGGTTGCCTCCTTCAGTACTCCTTCTTCAGCATGTTCCTGACCACCGAATGCTTCCTCCTGGCGGCCATGGCCTATGATCGCTATGTTGCCATTTGCCGCCCACTTCATTACAAAGGCCTCATGACCCGCACGTTCTGCGTCCACCTGGTGACTGCTTCCTACCTGGTAGGTTCCGTCAGCTCACTTACCCACCTGAGCGGCTTGCTCAGCCTGTCTTTCTGTGGGCCCAACGTCATCAATCATTACTTCTGTGATATCCCACTGCTCTTTCAACTGTCCTGTTCAGACACCCAGTacagcaagattttatttactatccTCTCTGGCACGACATCAGTGACTACCTTTCTGATAGTGGTTAGTTCCTATCTGGGAATCCTCCTCACTGTCCTGAAGTTACACTCCACAAGGAGCAGGTATAAGGCATTCTCCACATGTGCGTCTCATCTAATGGTAGTGACTCTCTTCTATGGAACAGTGATATTTACTTATCTGGGCAGCAGCTCTAACTACCCACAGGACAGAGCCAAAATCCTGTCCGTGTTTTATACTCTTTTGTTGCCAATCCTAAATTTTCTGATATACAGTGTGAGAAACACAGAGGCCAAAGAAGCaatgaaaagaattattttgagaAGAATATTGGCTCAATGA